The Acetomicrobium flavidum genome window below encodes:
- a CDS encoding iron-sulfur cluster-binding protein yields MRCDDGLERSGILSEKVRLAKEVYLLRFEVEGFVSSIMPGQFFMIGPCRWKRDPLLLRPFAVADKKGYTLEFLVKVAGFGTNDIVRCEIGSPFRLRGPLGRGVFKPLGKSVALVAGGIGVAPLVFARKYYPKVVSKFVLGVPNGDWADVASWVKSECPEVVIACDDGTIGERGTAADVLLNGKWPIEEVWACGPVAMFKAIYAGLNGRVRILGSFESRMGCGIGGCHSCSIPTKNGMTEVCSRGPVLDVAEVCLDELI; encoded by the coding sequence ATGCGCTGTGATGATGGACTTGAACGATCCGGCATTTTAAGCGAAAAGGTTCGACTTGCAAAGGAGGTTTATTTGCTTCGCTTTGAGGTCGAGGGCTTTGTGTCCTCAATAATGCCGGGACAGTTTTTCATGATAGGACCCTGTCGGTGGAAAAGAGATCCCTTGTTACTGCGTCCATTTGCCGTGGCGGACAAAAAGGGCTATACTCTGGAGTTTTTGGTCAAGGTCGCAGGTTTTGGGACAAATGACATCGTCCGATGCGAGATTGGCTCTCCCTTTCGCCTGCGCGGTCCCCTGGGCAGGGGCGTCTTTAAGCCCCTGGGTAAAAGCGTGGCACTTGTAGCCGGGGGTATCGGCGTTGCCCCCTTGGTCTTTGCGCGTAAATATTATCCCAAAGTAGTTAGCAAGTTCGTCCTCGGCGTGCCCAACGGAGATTGGGCAGACGTGGCATCCTGGGTTAAATCTGAGTGTCCCGAAGTGGTAATAGCCTGCGATGACGGGACGATCGGCGAAAGAGGCACGGCCGCAGACGTGCTTTTAAATGGCAAATGGCCCATAGAAGAGGTGTGGGCCTGCGGGCCCGTGGCCATGTTTAAGGCTATTTATGCAGGACTCAATGGCAGAGTGCGCATCTTAGGGTCCTTTGAGTCGAGGATGGGATGTGGAATCGGGGGGTGTCACTCCTGCAGCATACCTACTAAGAACGGCATGACCGAGGTTTGTAGTCGCGGTCCCGTCTTAGACGTGGCGGAGGTTTGTCTAGATGAGCTTATCTGA
- a CDS encoding dihydroorotase, translated as MIWLRNAMLYDGKTLRDGSWDICIEGSRIAKVIPCEAEKTALKNEGASCLDRDLRGCLVCPGFVDIHAHFRDPGQTWREDIESGSKAAAVGGFTHVVAMPNTDPPVDDPSGVRYVAEKGRQAGGAVVLPAGAVTVGRQGRTITEMIGMAKEGAVLFTDDGSPVLSSKAMRIALLYLKDLNIPLMEHPEEVSLSEGGQMNEGRISALCGLKGIPRSSEIIGVDRAIALCKETKGRLHLTHVSTKEALESIRKAKAEGLNLTCDVTPHHLVFDDEMIVKSGYSPAFKVNPPLRTKDDVEALWEGLKDGTVDAIATDHAPYHVDEKDLTFEEAKFGIASLECAVAVVLDEWDKRGKPFDLSRLLGLFTAGPGGVIGMDRTIKVGGKADITVIDLNREQKVDVRRWKSKARISPYDSLTLKGWPVMTVVAGEIRHAL; from the coding sequence ATGATCTGGTTGCGCAACGCTATGTTGTACGATGGAAAGACCTTGAGGGACGGCAGTTGGGACATTTGCATTGAAGGCAGTAGAATAGCCAAGGTTATCCCCTGTGAAGCGGAAAAAACGGCCTTAAAAAACGAGGGTGCAAGTTGCCTCGATCGCGATCTTAGGGGTTGTCTGGTATGTCCGGGATTCGTTGACATTCATGCTCATTTCAGGGATCCCGGACAGACATGGCGGGAAGACATAGAAAGCGGTTCTAAAGCAGCAGCTGTCGGCGGATTTACGCACGTGGTCGCCATGCCCAATACCGATCCGCCCGTAGATGATCCTTCGGGCGTTCGTTACGTAGCGGAAAAGGGAAGGCAGGCAGGGGGTGCCGTTGTGCTTCCGGCAGGCGCCGTGACCGTTGGAAGGCAGGGCAGGACAATCACCGAGATGATCGGCATGGCCAAGGAAGGGGCGGTGCTTTTTACGGATGATGGCTCCCCCGTGCTTTCGAGTAAAGCCATGCGCATAGCGCTTCTTTATCTAAAAGACCTAAACATACCCCTCATGGAGCATCCGGAAGAGGTAAGCCTGTCGGAGGGCGGCCAGATGAATGAAGGAAGGATAAGTGCCCTTTGCGGGCTAAAGGGCATCCCAAGGAGCTCTGAGATCATAGGCGTAGATAGGGCGATCGCACTCTGCAAGGAGACAAAGGGACGCCTTCACCTGACTCATGTCAGCACCAAAGAGGCGCTCGAGTCGATAAGAAAAGCCAAGGCAGAGGGGCTGAATTTGACCTGCGATGTAACGCCTCACCATCTCGTATTCGACGACGAGATGATAGTAAAGTCCGGATATTCTCCGGCCTTCAAGGTAAATCCTCCACTTAGGACCAAAGATGACGTCGAAGCCCTTTGGGAGGGTCTAAAAGACGGCACCGTGGACGCCATAGCCACCGATCATGCCCCTTATCATGTCGATGAAAAGGACTTGACCTTCGAGGAGGCCAAATTCGGCATTGCCTCGCTTGAGTGCGCCGTGGCCGTCGTGCTTGACGAGTGGGACAAGAGGGGAAAGCCCTTTGATTTAAGCAGGCTCCTTGGACTTTTTACGGCCGGTCCAGGTGGGGTAATTGGAATGGATAGGACGATAAAGGTCGGCGGCAAAGCCGACATCACGGTGATTGACCTAAATAGGGAACAAAAAGTTGACGTAAGAAGATGGAAGAGCAAGGCCAGGATCTCGCCTTACGACAGTTTGACGCTAAAGGGTTGGCCGGTGATGACCGTGGTTGCCGGAGAGATACGCCATGCGCTGTGA
- a CDS encoding aspartate carbamoyltransferase catalytic subunit, whose translation MAWKHRHLVDVDVFSEEDLYTVLEEAVRMEEVMKRPLKKVPALRGKVVANMFFEPSTRTRTSFELAEKFLSADVINWSSSGSSTAKGESLEDTAKTIEAMGVDAVVVRNKQVGTPEYLIKKLNGACVMNAGDGARAHPTQALLDLYTAWRHFGSLRGRKMAIVGDILHSRVARSDIYAFSKVGVQVVVSGPRSLVPLHVFDLAEYEPDVRKAVKGADMVYALRIQRERQEEGLFPSIDEYHNQWGINEEVLSHASKEAVVMHPGPMNRGVEIDSFVADGDRCLVLDQVKSGVAVRMALLFLYLAGGGDR comes from the coding sequence ATGGCGTGGAAGCATAGACATCTGGTCGATGTGGATGTCTTCAGCGAGGAAGATCTGTATACCGTACTTGAGGAAGCCGTCCGCATGGAGGAGGTCATGAAAAGGCCGCTGAAAAAAGTGCCGGCCCTCAGAGGGAAGGTAGTTGCCAACATGTTCTTCGAGCCGTCGACGAGGACGAGGACTTCCTTTGAGCTGGCGGAGAAGTTCTTGAGCGCCGACGTCATAAATTGGTCGTCATCCGGATCGAGCACGGCAAAGGGAGAATCCTTAGAGGATACGGCTAAAACTATCGAGGCCATGGGCGTCGATGCCGTTGTGGTGAGAAACAAACAAGTGGGCACTCCCGAATATCTCATCAAAAAGCTCAACGGGGCCTGCGTGATGAACGCCGGTGACGGCGCCAGGGCGCACCCAACCCAGGCGTTGCTCGACCTTTATACGGCCTGGAGGCATTTCGGCAGCTTAAGAGGGCGCAAGATGGCCATCGTCGGCGATATCCTTCACAGTCGCGTGGCGCGAAGCGATATATATGCCTTCTCAAAGGTGGGGGTGCAGGTGGTCGTATCCGGTCCGCGGTCGCTAGTGCCCCTTCACGTGTTTGACCTTGCCGAGTACGAACCTGACGTGAGAAAGGCAGTAAAGGGAGCCGACATGGTTTACGCCTTGAGGATTCAGCGCGAAAGACAGGAAGAGGGATTGTTTCCGAGCATCGACGAATACCACAACCAGTGGGGAATAAACGAAGAGGTGCTCTCTCATGCGAGCAAAGAAGCTGTAGTTATGCATCCCGGACCGATGAACAGGGGCGTGGAGATCGACAGCTTCGTGGCCGACGGAGACAGATGTCTGGTGCTTGATCAGGTCAAAAGCGGCGTGGCCGTCAGGATGGCCTTGTTATTTCTTTACTTGGCTGGAGGTGGCGATAGATGA
- the pyrR gene encoding bifunctional pyr operon transcriptional regulator/uracil phosphoribosyltransferase PyrR: protein MRLKAVVMDDKEMDLTIRRMAHEILEKLGGAQDAVLVGIQRRGVYLSHRIRDVIKSSGYGEMGCGELDITFYRDDLSMMADHPMVHSTSIPFDITGKDVVLVDDVLFTGRTVRAALDALMDMGRPRRVLLAVLVDRGHRELPIHPDVVGRVVPTSRDELVEVYVRELDGRDGISIVAKE, encoded by the coding sequence ATGAGGTTGAAGGCTGTGGTTATGGACGATAAGGAAATGGACCTAACGATCAGGAGGATGGCTCACGAGATACTGGAAAAGTTGGGCGGTGCCCAGGATGCCGTGCTCGTGGGCATCCAAAGAAGGGGTGTGTATCTATCGCACAGGATCAGGGACGTCATTAAGTCGTCCGGTTACGGGGAAATGGGCTGCGGAGAACTGGACATAACTTTTTATAGGGATGATCTTTCGATGATGGCAGACCATCCCATGGTGCACAGCACATCCATTCCATTCGACATCACGGGAAAGGACGTTGTCTTGGTCGATGACGTGCTCTTCACGGGCAGGACGGTGAGGGCAGCCTTGGATGCCCTCATGGATATGGGCAGGCCAAGAAGGGTGTTGCTTGCCGTATTGGTTGACCGTGGACACAGAGAGCTACCCATACATCCCGATGTGGTTGGAAGAGTGGTCCCGACGTCGAGGGATGAACTTGTCGAGGTATACGTCAGAGAACTCGATGGCCGTGACGGAATTTCGATCGTGGCCAAGGAATAG
- the fabF gene encoding beta-ketoacyl-ACP synthase II, with translation MRRVVITGIGVVSPIGNGKEEYWKALEEGKNGVGPITLFDVSEYPVRIAAEVKDFDPGQWMDRKEVRKTDRVIHFAVAASDMAIEDGALDLNGEDPTRVGVYLGSGEGGIGTSFQNIKTLLEKGPNKISPFFIPMMISNMPAAYVAIRHNAKGPSLCAVTACATATHTIGEAIYSIRRGEADVILAGGAEAAITPIGVAGFAAMKALSSRNDDPEHASRPFDADRDGFVLGEGAGVLILEELEHAKRRNAKIYAELVGYGNTTDAYHITAPDPEGVGAVRAMSMAVSMAGWDLADVELINAHGTSTPLNDAMEAKAIRALFGQHTDNILVHSTKSMIGHGLGAAGVLELIALLLAFERGVIHPTINLERQDEECPINVVGREPVYRKISRALSNNFGFGGHNAVLAIQRYEG, from the coding sequence TTGAGAAGAGTGGTGATAACAGGGATTGGCGTCGTTAGCCCCATCGGGAATGGCAAGGAGGAGTATTGGAAGGCCTTAGAGGAAGGGAAAAACGGGGTAGGGCCTATTACGCTTTTCGATGTATCGGAATATCCGGTGAGGATTGCCGCCGAAGTAAAGGACTTCGATCCCGGACAGTGGATGGACAGAAAGGAAGTCAGAAAGACCGACAGGGTCATTCACTTTGCCGTGGCGGCGTCCGATATGGCCATCGAGGACGGCGCCTTGGATCTGAATGGCGAAGACCCCACGAGGGTAGGGGTATATCTGGGCAGCGGCGAGGGCGGAATAGGCACGAGCTTCCAAAACATCAAGACGTTGCTGGAGAAGGGACCGAATAAGATAAGCCCCTTTTTCATTCCCATGATGATAAGCAACATGCCTGCGGCTTATGTTGCCATTAGACATAATGCTAAGGGCCCAAGCCTGTGTGCTGTCACCGCCTGTGCGACTGCGACCCATACCATAGGAGAAGCGATATATTCCATAAGGCGAGGAGAGGCCGACGTGATCCTGGCAGGTGGTGCCGAGGCTGCGATCACCCCGATTGGCGTAGCCGGCTTTGCCGCCATGAAGGCACTCTCTTCGAGGAACGACGATCCCGAACATGCCTCACGTCCCTTCGACGCAGATCGCGATGGCTTTGTGTTGGGCGAGGGGGCAGGAGTTCTCATCCTGGAAGAATTGGAACATGCCAAAAGGAGAAACGCCAAGATATATGCAGAGCTCGTGGGCTATGGCAATACTACCGATGCTTACCATATAACGGCGCCGGATCCGGAGGGGGTTGGTGCCGTGAGGGCCATGAGCATGGCGGTCTCAATGGCCGGTTGGGATCTGGCCGATGTGGAGCTTATCAATGCCCACGGGACGTCGACGCCCCTCAACGACGCCATGGAAGCCAAAGCGATCAGGGCGCTCTTTGGGCAACACACCGATAACATATTGGTCCATTCGACCAAATCCATGATCGGACACGGCTTAGGAGCGGCAGGTGTTTTGGAATTGATAGCCCTACTTTTGGCCTTCGAAAGAGGGGTTATACATCCCACCATCAACCTCGAGAGGCAAGACGAGGAATGTCCCATAAATGTGGTGGGCAGAGAGCCCGTCTACAGAAAGATCAGTCGTGCTCTCTCAAATAACTTTGGCTTTGGAGGACATAACGCGGTATTGGCCATACAGCGTTATGAGGGCTAG
- the acpP gene encoding acyl carrier protein, whose product MRVEEIESKLKQIVMDRLDVDEDQITPEASFVEDLGADSLDIVELIMGIEEEFDIEIPDEDAEKLTTVGGALEYIKSKLGVED is encoded by the coding sequence ATGCGAGTCGAAGAAATCGAAAGCAAATTAAAGCAGATAGTGATGGACAGACTGGACGTCGATGAGGATCAGATTACGCCTGAAGCCTCGTTCGTCGAGGACCTGGGTGCCGATTCGCTCGACATAGTAGAGCTGATCATGGGCATCGAAGAGGAGTTCGATATCGAAATCCCCGACGAAGACGCCGAAAAGCTTACGACTGTCGGAGGAGCGCTGGAGTACATTAAGTCCAAACTTGGCGTGGAAGACTAA
- the fabG gene encoding 3-oxoacyl-[acyl-carrier-protein] reductase, giving the protein MTSACKVVLITGASRGIGRAIAVKMGSLGYTVALNCRSSAKQAEEVASEIRACGSRTEVFVADVTDVTSVKDMFDAVRDRLGPVSVLVNNAGVVKDNLLMRMKDEEWEEVLKADLTSAFYCTREAIRDMAKARWGRIICMSSVVGLMGNAGQANYAAAKAGLIGFAKSVAREYGTRNVTVNVVAPGFIETDMTRALGDKYKEDFLRQVPLGRAGRPEDVANLVAFLASEEAGYITGQVIAVDGGMIMQ; this is encoded by the coding sequence ATGACTTCGGCTTGCAAGGTGGTCTTAATAACTGGTGCCAGCAGAGGTATAGGTAGGGCCATTGCAGTAAAGATGGGAAGCCTGGGTTATACAGTGGCCTTGAATTGCAGGTCCTCGGCCAAACAGGCCGAAGAGGTCGCATCCGAGATAAGAGCTTGCGGTTCGAGGACTGAGGTCTTTGTGGCCGACGTCACCGATGTGACAAGCGTCAAGGACATGTTTGACGCCGTGCGTGATAGGCTTGGTCCCGTTTCGGTGTTGGTCAATAATGCCGGTGTCGTCAAAGACAACCTGCTGATGAGGATGAAGGATGAGGAATGGGAAGAAGTGCTTAAGGCCGATCTGACTTCCGCCTTTTACTGCACGCGGGAGGCGATTCGCGACATGGCAAAGGCGAGATGGGGCAGGATAATATGCATGAGCTCCGTTGTCGGCCTGATGGGAAATGCGGGACAGGCTAACTATGCCGCCGCGAAGGCAGGCCTCATAGGCTTTGCCAAGAGCGTTGCAAGGGAATACGGCACCAGAAACGTAACTGTCAACGTCGTCGCGCCGGGTTTCATCGAGACGGACATGACCAGAGCGCTTGGCGACAAGTACAAAGAGGACTTCCTGCGGCAGGTCCCCCTGGGACGGGCCGGGAGGCCCGAGGACGTCGCAAACCTTGTGGCCTTTTTGGCTTCCGAGGAGGCTGGCTACATCACCGGTCAGGTGATAGCTGTAGACGGCGGAATGATAATGCAGTAA
- the fabD gene encoding ACP S-malonyltransferase has protein sequence MSYAFVFPGQGVQEVGMGRDFYDKFTVSREMFLRADEALGFPLSRLIFEGPEEELTKTEYAQPAILTVSIAAFEALRTKSNDLHPSFVAGHSLGEYTALVAAGALKLEDGVKLVNIRGKLMQQAVPLGVGAMAAIIGLDKETVEALCRLVSDNDCLCEPANYNSLQQIVVSGHLRAVERVIELAKERGAKRAVMLKVSAPFHSSLMRPVAEGLAKAFEMCEWRRPKWPVVANVNAKPLEEVKEIQEALLLQSYNPVLWSQSVEFMRGAGVDAFLEIGPGSVLAGLIKKTVKDAKVFSLDSPDKLDGALDFIGGAQVE, from the coding sequence TTGTCTTATGCGTTCGTCTTCCCCGGTCAGGGGGTTCAGGAAGTAGGCATGGGTAGGGACTTTTACGACAAGTTCACCGTCTCTAGGGAGATGTTCCTGCGAGCAGATGAGGCGTTAGGCTTCCCCCTCAGCAGGTTGATATTCGAGGGGCCCGAGGAGGAACTGACGAAGACGGAATACGCTCAGCCTGCCATACTTACCGTCTCCATAGCAGCCTTTGAGGCCTTGAGGACTAAGTCCAACGATCTTCATCCGTCTTTCGTGGCAGGCCACAGCTTGGGCGAGTATACGGCGCTTGTGGCCGCGGGGGCGTTAAAGCTTGAGGATGGCGTCAAGCTGGTCAATATCCGAGGTAAGCTTATGCAGCAGGCCGTGCCCTTGGGCGTTGGAGCCATGGCGGCCATCATTGGCCTTGACAAGGAAACCGTTGAGGCTCTATGTCGCTTGGTCTCTGACAACGATTGCCTCTGCGAGCCGGCCAACTACAATTCTCTCCAGCAGATAGTTGTGTCCGGCCACCTTAGGGCAGTTGAGCGCGTTATAGAGTTGGCAAAAGAAAGGGGAGCTAAAAGGGCAGTAATGCTTAAGGTAAGCGCACCCTTTCATTCTTCCCTGATGCGACCAGTCGCAGAGGGGTTGGCCAAGGCCTTTGAGATGTGCGAGTGGCGAAGGCCAAAGTGGCCCGTGGTCGCCAACGTTAACGCTAAACCCTTGGAAGAGGTGAAGGAGATACAGGAGGCCTTGCTCCTCCAGAGCTACAATCCCGTGCTCTGGTCTCAGTCGGTCGAGTTCATGAGAGGCGCTGGCGTCGATGCTTTCCTCGAGATAGGTCCCGGAAGCGTGCTCGCGGGGTTGATCAAAAAGACGGTCAAGGATGCAAAGGTGTTTTCCCTTGATTCTCCCGATAAATTGGACGGGGCCCTTGATTTTATAGGGGGTGCTCAAGTAGAATGA
- the fabK gene encoding enoyl-[acyl-carrier-protein] reductase FabK, protein MWKRTRIQDLLNVEYPIIQGGMAWVANADLAAAVSNGGGLGVIAAGSMPPDLLDAEIKRLKQMTDKPFAVNIMLMSPTAEDAIEVVAENRVPVVTTGAGSPGKVIERLKPLGTIIIPVIASVAHAKRVERQGADAVVAEGTEAGGHIGELTTMVLVPQVVDAVSIPVVAAGGIADGRGVVAAFALGAEGVQVGTRFVCAAESPAHEAYKRAIIEATDRSTVVTGRSTGHPVRCIRNKLTKKFEELESSGASIEELEALGTGRLRAAVIDGDVEWGSVMAGQSAGLVKKVQPAAEIIRELFDDAERVLRKLGSHLTDQNCEKR, encoded by the coding sequence ATGTGGAAGAGGACAAGAATTCAGGATTTACTTAACGTGGAGTATCCCATAATTCAAGGCGGCATGGCATGGGTGGCCAATGCCGATCTGGCTGCGGCCGTCAGCAACGGAGGGGGATTGGGCGTCATTGCGGCGGGCAGCATGCCCCCCGATCTTCTTGACGCCGAAATAAAAAGGCTCAAGCAAATGACCGATAAGCCCTTTGCCGTGAACATCATGCTCATGTCCCCAACGGCGGAAGACGCCATCGAGGTGGTAGCCGAAAATCGCGTTCCCGTCGTGACAACGGGCGCAGGAAGTCCCGGAAAGGTCATCGAAAGGCTCAAGCCCTTGGGCACCATAATCATCCCCGTCATTGCCTCGGTGGCGCATGCCAAGAGGGTCGAAAGGCAGGGTGCCGATGCGGTTGTTGCCGAGGGCACGGAGGCGGGCGGACATATAGGCGAGCTCACCACCATGGTTTTGGTCCCGCAAGTCGTCGATGCCGTAAGCATACCCGTCGTTGCCGCCGGAGGCATAGCCGACGGAAGGGGTGTCGTGGCGGCATTCGCCCTGGGAGCCGAGGGAGTCCAGGTTGGAACGCGCTTCGTGTGTGCCGCGGAAAGCCCTGCCCACGAGGCCTACAAGCGAGCCATCATAGAGGCCACGGACAGATCTACGGTGGTGACGGGAAGATCGACGGGCCATCCCGTAAGATGTATAAGGAACAAGTTGACAAAGAAGTTTGAGGAGTTGGAAAGCAGTGGGGCTTCCATTGAGGAGCTGGAGGCCCTGGGGACGGGAAGGCTTAGGGCAGCCGTCATCGACGGAGATGTGGAGTGGGGTTCCGTAATGGCCGGCCAGTCGGCAGGACTGGTAAAGAAAGTTCAGCCTGCCGCCGAGATAATAAGGGAGCTTTTTGACGATGCCGAAAGGGTCCTTAGAAAGCTGGGGTCCCATTTGACCGACCAGAACTGCGAAAAGAGGTGA
- a CDS encoding beta-ketoacyl-ACP synthase III, giving the protein MGIFKGRPVSILGSGMYVPDRILTNDDLEKIVDTNDEWIRTRTGIAERRVAADDQVTSDLAYLAAVEALKASNVSPEELDMVIVATNTPDTIFPAVAAKVQGRLSANNAGASDIQSGCTSSVYALSFAAAGIASCIWDKVLVIGAEVLTRLLNWEDRTTCVLFGDGAGAVVLGVSPDGKNRVLSTSLKSDGTKSDLIILPGGLVECPASVEMIEKKLHTIHMKGNEVFKFVNKVLPSFLEEFCRESGLSLGDVNWWVFHQANYRIIESVLKRLDISMDKAIVNIDKYGNTSAATVFLAFHEALVDGRIKKGDKVIFVSFGSGMTYGATLVEV; this is encoded by the coding sequence GTGGGCATCTTTAAGGGAAGGCCCGTGTCCATTCTGGGCTCTGGCATGTACGTTCCCGATCGTATTTTGACCAACGATGATTTAGAAAAGATTGTAGATACCAACGACGAGTGGATCCGCACGCGCACCGGCATAGCGGAAAGAAGGGTCGCCGCTGATGATCAGGTAACAAGCGACCTGGCATACCTTGCAGCCGTCGAGGCTTTAAAGGCCTCTAATGTGAGCCCCGAAGAACTGGATATGGTGATCGTGGCCACCAATACGCCCGATACCATATTTCCCGCGGTGGCTGCCAAGGTGCAGGGGAGGTTGTCGGCCAACAACGCCGGAGCCAGCGACATACAGTCCGGCTGTACGAGCAGCGTATATGCCCTATCCTTTGCGGCTGCGGGCATTGCTTCGTGCATCTGGGATAAGGTGTTGGTCATCGGTGCCGAGGTCTTGACCAGGCTGCTCAACTGGGAGGACAGGACTACCTGCGTGCTCTTCGGCGACGGCGCAGGAGCTGTCGTATTGGGAGTTAGCCCTGACGGCAAAAATAGGGTGTTGTCCACCTCCCTTAAGAGCGACGGCACGAAAAGCGACCTCATAATCTTGCCTGGGGGGCTTGTGGAGTGTCCCGCCTCGGTGGAGATGATCGAAAAAAAGCTTCATACGATCCATATGAAGGGCAATGAGGTCTTTAAGTTCGTAAATAAGGTGCTTCCCTCTTTTCTGGAGGAGTTTTGCAGGGAATCAGGGTTATCCCTAGGTGACGTAAATTGGTGGGTGTTTCACCAGGCAAACTACAGGATCATAGAAAGCGTGCTAAAAAGGCTTGACATCTCCATGGACAAGGCGATAGTTAACATAGATAAATACGGAAATACTTCCGCAGCGACCGTGTTTTTGGCCTTTCACGAGGCGCTGGTTGACGGAAGGATTAAGAAGGGCGACAAGGTCATATTCGTCAGCTTCGGATCGGGAATGACCTATGGAGCTACGCTTGTAGAGGTATGA
- the plsX gene encoding phosphate acyltransferase PlsX has translation MILALDAMGGDHAPTEICLGAISACSKYPDLEVVLVGDGSQIERVIKDAEPFVSKRIHVVHTDEYIAMDESPTVAFRKKKRASIRLAMEMVKAGDAQGCISAGNTGAIVAGGVLILGRIPGIDRPGLGVPIPLPNKITLLIDVGATIRCKPINLYQFAIMGEIYMRNTLGVKSPTVALLSNGEEEIKGDEVVCEARNMLAKANVEFIGYVEGKDIPLGVADVVVCDGFTGNVLLKFVEGVGEALYRLLREEMDQRILPKVGFLFLIPMLKELWNRFDYEKYGGTPLLGVEGVVIKAHGRSKARAIDSALKVARDFVMNRGVELIRNGLDRGGM, from the coding sequence TTGATCTTAGCTTTGGATGCCATGGGAGGAGATCACGCTCCCACTGAGATTTGTCTGGGAGCTATCTCGGCTTGCTCCAAGTATCCCGACTTAGAGGTTGTCTTAGTTGGGGACGGCAGCCAGATAGAAAGGGTCATAAAGGACGCGGAGCCCTTCGTCTCCAAGAGGATTCATGTAGTGCATACCGATGAATACATAGCCATGGACGAGTCTCCCACGGTTGCCTTCAGGAAGAAAAAGAGGGCAAGCATAAGGCTTGCCATGGAGATGGTAAAGGCCGGCGATGCACAGGGGTGCATATCGGCAGGAAATACCGGAGCTATCGTTGCAGGGGGCGTCTTGATCTTGGGAAGGATTCCTGGAATTGACAGGCCGGGTTTGGGAGTGCCCATTCCTCTTCCCAACAAGATCACGCTCCTCATAGATGTGGGAGCGACAATTAGATGCAAACCGATAAATTTATATCAGTTCGCTATAATGGGCGAGATTTACATGCGAAATACCTTAGGCGTTAAATCTCCGACCGTGGCGTTGCTCTCAAACGGCGAGGAAGAGATCAAGGGCGATGAGGTCGTATGTGAGGCGAGGAACATGCTCGCCAAGGCGAACGTAGAATTCATAGGTTACGTCGAGGGGAAAGACATACCCTTAGGAGTTGCCGATGTGGTGGTCTGCGACGGGTTCACCGGAAATGTTTTGCTAAAATTCGTGGAGGGCGTCGGGGAAGCCCTTTATCGGCTTTTAAGGGAAGAGATGGATCAGAGGATACTGCCAAAGGTGGGGTTCCTGTTTTTGATCCCCATGCTTAAAGAGCTTTGGAACAGGTTTGACTACGAGAAGTATGGAGGTACGCCCCTCCTCGGCGTGGAAGGGGTAGTCATAAAGGCTCACGGCAGGTCCAAGGCAAGGGCCATAGACAGCGCTCTGAAGGTAGCCAGGGATTTTGTGATGAATCGCGGCGTCGAACTGATCAGAAATGGTTTGGATCGAGGAGGGATGTAA
- the fapR gene encoding transcription factor FapR, with the protein MPASTNRERRHQRILKLLRENPLLTDDALAKALGVSLSTIRLDRALLGIPELRERMRRMAEEATSRLRSLRYEEVVGELLELQPNQWALSVLQTTGDMAFRHSNLVADHHIYAQATSLAIAVIEADYVITASAHIRYKIPAHVGDMLVARAKVGTHKQNKYIVSVRTKVEGKEIFVGRFIVVALESFP; encoded by the coding sequence GTGCCAGCTTCGACCAACAGAGAACGTCGACATCAAAGGATCCTGAAATTGCTCAGGGAAAATCCACTGCTTACCGATGACGCCCTGGCTAAGGCGCTAGGGGTGTCCTTGAGCACCATCAGGCTGGATAGGGCGCTTCTTGGGATACCGGAATTGCGGGAGAGAATGAGGAGGATGGCCGAAGAGGCGACAAGCCGATTGCGCTCCCTCAGGTATGAAGAGGTCGTTGGAGAGCTTCTTGAATTGCAACCCAACCAATGGGCTTTATCCGTGCTTCAAACTACCGGCGATATGGCATTTCGTCACTCGAATCTCGTAGCCGATCATCACATCTATGCCCAGGCGACCTCCCTTGCCATTGCCGTCATAGAAGCTGATTATGTCATCACTGCCTCAGCGCATATCAGGTATAAAATTCCCGCACACGTGGGCGACATGTTAGTGGCGAGGGCTAAGGTCGGTACGCATAAGCAGAACAAGTACATTGTGAGTGTCCGGACGAAAGTGGAGGGCAAAGAGATTTTCGTGGGCAGATTTATAGTCGTTGCCCTTGAAAGTTTCCCCTAA